ATCGGATAACTGGGCGGTTAAGGGAATTGCCCATGAGCTCGCAGCGCAGGGCAAGCGTCACCTTCTTACCACCCGCTTTGAGCATTCTGCTGTATTGCATGCAGCCGAGGCCCTGGAACGAGATGGCTTTTCCGTTACCTACCTTGATGTACACGAAAACGGATTGGTGCGTCCCGAAGAGGTGGCGGCGGCCATCCGGCCGGACACTGCGCTCGTTTCTGTCATGTATGCCAACAACGAGATCGGCACAATTCAACCGATTGCGCAGATCGGCGCCATCTGCCGGGAGCGCGGCGTGCTGTTCCACACGGACGCGGTGCAGGCGGCGGGCACACTGCCGATCAACGTTTCAGAACAGGAAATCGACCTGCTCTCGCTTTCCGGCCACAAGCTGCATGCCCCAAAAGGCGTGGGCGCTTTGTATATCCGTCGGGGAATCCCGATTCAGAACCTGATCGACGGAGGCGCACAGGAGCGCGGGCGGCGCGCAGGAACAGAAAATGTGGCGGCGATCGTTGGGCTTGCCGCGGCACTGCGCGAAGCCTGTACCGGAATGCAAGCGCGTGCCGTGCGCTTGCGTGTTCTCCGCGATCGGTTGATCGTCGGAGCGCTGAAGATTCCCGGCAGCTGCCTGAACGGCGACCGCGAGCACCGTCTGCCTGGCAATGTAAGCCTTTGCTTTGAGGGAGTCGACGGCGAAGCGATGCTGCTGCTGCTGGATCGCCAGGGCATTTGTGCCTCTTCCGGCTCAGCCTGCACCGCCGGCTCTCTAGACCCCAGCCATGTGCTGCTGTCACTCGGGGTTTCCCCACAGCTCGCCAAAGGTTCTCTGCGTCTTACATTGGGCGAACAGAACACCGAGGAGGATGTGGAATATGTTCTCAGCGTGCTTCCGGCGGTCATTGCACGCCTGCGAGAAAGCCATACAGCCTGAGCCCGGCAAGTAAACGTAGTGCCTGCCCCTCGTACTGGGGCAGGCCTTTTCTTTTTTCGTAAGAGAATTCGTTTTTTCTCCGGGGATTCCCCGTGGGGATTCTGCTGGCGCAGGCTTGCCCCTCATGCCGGGGCGGGCACTTCCTTTCGCGACGAGGCGAAAGGAGGCAAAGGCTCGCCAAAGGACACCTTTGGAATCCGTTTGGGGAACAATTCCCGACAGTGCAAACGAAAACTGACCGTAAGGCGCTCCATTGAAAATGCCCACTCTCCAAGCCTATCTGGAAATAAGTCTTGTTGTCCCGTCTGTCGGCGGGCATTTTCAAAGCGCTCTCGTTGGCTAGCGGTTTTTAGGTGCGGCTTCGCCGCTGTAAGGCACGTGCGGATTCTCCATCGTGCGTAAGAGAATTTGTTTTTTTCGGGGATTCCCCGTGGAAATTCTGCTGGCGCAGGCTTGCCCCTCATGCCGGGGCGGGCACTTCCTTTCGCGACGAGGCGAAAGGAAGCAAAGGCTCGCCAAAGGGCACCTTTGGAATCCGTTTGGGGAACAATCCCTCATTGTGCAAACGAAAGCCACCGGAAAGGCGCTCCATTGAAAATGCCCACTCTCCGAGCTTCATCGGAAATAAGTCTTGCTGTCCCGTCTGTCGGCGGGCATTTTCAAAGCGCTCTTGTTGGCTCGCAGTTCTTCGGTGCGGCTTCGCCGCTGAACGAAATTAGTAAAATACCTATCCCCACAAAACAGGCTCGTGAGCAATTTAAAAAAATTTTTATTTTTTCTCTGCGCGGGGTTTCCCGTGGAAATTCTGCTGGCGCAGGCTTGCCCCTCATGCCGGGGCGGGCACTTACTTTCGTGAAAGGACGAAAGTAAGCAAAGGCCTTCCAAAGGACACCTTTGGAATCCGTTTGGGGAACAATTCCTCATTGCGTAAACGAAAACCTTCGGGAAGGCGCTCCATTGAAAATGCCCACTCTCTGAGCTTCATCTGATAATAAGTCTTTCTGTCCCGTCTGTCGGCGGGCATTTTCAAAGCGCTCTCGTTGGCTCGGAGAAGGGCGGCCTTAGTAACTTTGATTGAATATAAGTTCACCCATAGTTTCGATTTGTCGATTTGCAGAGCAAATCTTGCGCCAACAAAAAATGCGGCGAAGCCGCCTAAAAATTCCGAGCCAACGAGAGCGCTCGGAAAGGGGGCGCCGCCGAACGGAATCGGTAAACTGCCTGTTCCCGCAAAGCAAGGCGCGTGCGCACTTTCCATAGAGCGCCTTACGGAAGGCTGTCGTTAATACTCGCCGGAGCCGTTTCCCAAACGGATTCCGAAAGCGGAGCCTTGGGCGAATCTTTGCCTACTTTCTTTTCGTAAAGAAAGTTGGGGCCTGCCCCGGCCCGAGGGGCAAGCCCTGCGCCAGCAAAATCTCCCCTGCGGGAACCGCAATCAAAAAATAGAGCCCTCTCGCGCAAACCAGAGAAAAAAAGAACCGGCGCAAAGCGCCTCCCATCCCCGAGCCAACGAGAGCGCTCGGAAAGGGTGCGAGTGGCAATCCCTAAGAAAACCATTACGCTACAAATAGTAAATCAAAGACTGTTTTCAACAATAAGTTAATAAAATGTTGAAAACAAGACAGGTTTTAACCGTGGGGGAAGAAAAACTTCCTCATTGACAAAATTCAGGAAATCCGCTATTCTGAAATCATCTAAAGAAAGGTACGGTATTTGAAAGCTATGCGCTATTGCTGATCTGACTAAAACCATATTAAAAATGGGAAAACGGGTGAAGTGCGCCCGTTGGTGTCGGATTGGCATATCAAAATGAATTCTTACAGGAACGTGTTCCGCTTGGAGCAGGCAATTCCTGTGTATTTTTGTTATGATCTTTCCGACACATCCAGAGGATGCAAGGAGAGATTTTTTTGATAATATTAGAAGTTTTTAATTTAAAAAAATATTTTGGCGACCGGCTTATCCTTGATCTGCCGCGCCTGACGATTTACACCGGCGACAAAATCGGCATTGTAGGCGAAAACGGAGCCGGAAAAACAACACTAATGGAGCTTTTGGCGGGAGAGACCGAAGCAGAGGAAGGCACAGTACGGCAAATGTGCCCTATTTCCTACCTGCGCCAATTTTCACCGGAACAGGCGGACCCAACTGCAATCCGCCGATTTTTGCCGAGTGATCGACTTTCCCATGAACGCCTCAGCGGCGGCGAACAGACGCGCCTAAAGCTCGACAATGCACTGTCTCGCGCCAACTGCCTATTGATGGCCGACGAGCCTACCAGCAACCTGGATGCCGCAGGAAACCAGCTGTTGACAAAGCAGCTGAAATCCGTGGAAACACTGATTCTAATCAGCCACGACCGTGCTTTGCTGGACGCCGTCTGTAACCGAATTCTCGAGATCCACGACGGAAGCGTGACCGAATACGCCGGCAATTACAGCGCGTATGTCAAGCAAAATCAGCAATCCCGTCAGCGTGCGGAATTTGAATACCGGCAGTACACCGAAGAGCGGGCACGGCTTCAAAAAGCAATGGTCGGCACCCGTGAGAAAGCGAAAAGCCTGCGCAAAGCACCGAAGCGCATGGGCAACTCCGAAGCACGTTTGCATAAGCGAAAGTCTATGGAAATCTCCAAAAAGCTGCACAGCAGCACTCGAGCGCTCGAATCGCGCTTGGAGCGTCTGGAAGAAAAGGAAAAACCGCGTGAACTGCCGCGCATCCAGCTCGATTTTTCACTCACCGACCCGCCGCAAAACAAGATGATCTTTTCCTGCCGGAATTTAACCTTCGGCTACGGAGAAAATCTTCTGTTTCAAGATGCCGGCTTTGAAATCAAAAACCACATGCGAACTGCAATCATTGGCGAAAACGGCGCGGGAAAAACAACACTGTTGCGCCTGATCACAGAGGGAAACAGCGCGATCCGGTGTGCGCCCAAAGCCCGCATCGGTTATTTTCGCCAGGAGTTTGAAACCCTGAACGAAAATCAAACCGTACTGGAAAACGCGCTGATCCGCAGCGTACAACCGGAAAGCACAGTGCGTACCATGCTGGCTCGCCTGCTGTTTCGCGGGAATACCGTGCAGAAAAAAGCCGCCGTACTCAGCGGCGGGGAAAAAATCAAGCTGTCGCTCGCGCAGCTTCTGGCGTCTGACGCGAATGTGCTGCTCTTGGATGAACCGACCAACTACCTGGATTTGCCGTCGATCGAGGCAGTTCAGGAAATTCTGTCGGATTACCCGGGCGTACTGCTGTTTGTGTCTCATGATCAATCGTTTGTGAATGCAGTGGCTAACCGTCTGCTGTTGATCGAAAACAGGCATATCCGCGCGTTTGACGGCACTCTTTCCGATTACCAGCGCCAGATGCAAACCCCGCGCCAGAAGCCGGACGCCGCACGGCGGATGGTACTGGAAACGCGCCTGGCCCGCATTATATCGGAGTTGTCGCTGCCCGGCGCGAACCGCGAAGCGCTGGATGAGGAGTACCGTTCTGTTCTGGAAGAGCTAAAAAATTTCGCAGGCTAAGGCGGGTTGAATCCGCCGGCACATCGCGGGACAGCCCAATAAAAAAGTCGACTGTTTTTACGCGGAAACAGTCTTACCCAACGCTTACGTTTCACAAGCCGGCCAGCCAATAAAAAACAAAAAAGCCCTCCCTGTTTGGGAGGGCTTTCTCTATTCAAGAAACTAATCGAAACAATCCGATCAGATCAGCTCAATGATCGCCATTTCGGCTGCGTCGCCGCGGCGCGGCCCAATTCTTGTGATGCGGGTATATCCGCCCTTACGGTCGGCATATTTAGGGGCAATCTCAGAAAACAGCTTATGGGTCACATCTTCCTTTGTAATAAAGGAAAGTGCCATGCGCTGGTTATGCAGATTGTTCTCCTGCGCGAGGGTAATCATCTTCTCTGTAAGAGAGCGAACCTCTTTGGCGCGGGTTACTGTGGTCTCAATTTTGCCGTTCTCAAGCAAAAAGGTAACCATGCCTCTCAGCATCGCAATTCTATGAGCAGTATCTCTTCCGAGCTTTCTGGTTCCAGGCATCGAAATATCACTCCTTTTACCTTAGGTTGCAAGTTATTTGCTAATTAATTATTCGTCGTCCTTACGCAGGCTAAAGCCGAGGGAAGCCATCTTCCACACAACTTCCTCCAAAGACTTGCGGCCCAGGTTGCGAACCTTCATCATGTCTTCTTCAGA
Above is a window of Faecalispora anaeroviscerum DNA encoding:
- the nifS gene encoding cysteine desulfurase NifS, translated to MNRFVYADNAATTPVSEPVLRAMMPYLTESYGNPSSLYSKGREAKRALELAREDIAERIGARPGEIYFTASGSESDNWAVKGIAHELAAQGKRHLLTTRFEHSAVLHAAEALERDGFSVTYLDVHENGLVRPEEVAAAIRPDTALVSVMYANNEIGTIQPIAQIGAICRERGVLFHTDAVQAAGTLPINVSEQEIDLLSLSGHKLHAPKGVGALYIRRGIPIQNLIDGGAQERGRRAGTENVAAIVGLAAALREACTGMQARAVRLRVLRDRLIVGALKIPGSCLNGDREHRLPGNVSLCFEGVDGEAMLLLLDRQGICASSGSACTAGSLDPSHVLLSLGVSPQLAKGSLRLTLGEQNTEEDVEYVLSVLPAVIARLRESHTA
- the abc-f gene encoding ribosomal protection-like ABC-F family protein encodes the protein MIILEVFNLKKYFGDRLILDLPRLTIYTGDKIGIVGENGAGKTTLMELLAGETEAEEGTVRQMCPISYLRQFSPEQADPTAIRRFLPSDRLSHERLSGGEQTRLKLDNALSRANCLLMADEPTSNLDAAGNQLLTKQLKSVETLILISHDRALLDAVCNRILEIHDGSVTEYAGNYSAYVKQNQQSRQRAEFEYRQYTEERARLQKAMVGTREKAKSLRKAPKRMGNSEARLHKRKSMEISKKLHSSTRALESRLERLEEKEKPRELPRIQLDFSLTDPPQNKMIFSCRNLTFGYGENLLFQDAGFEIKNHMRTAIIGENGAGKTTLLRLITEGNSAIRCAPKARIGYFRQEFETLNENQTVLENALIRSVQPESTVRTMLARLLFRGNTVQKKAAVLSGGEKIKLSLAQLLASDANVLLLDEPTNYLDLPSIEAVQEILSDYPGVLLFVSHDQSFVNAVANRLLLIENRHIRAFDGTLSDYQRQMQTPRQKPDAARRMVLETRLARIISELSLPGANREALDEEYRSVLEELKNFAG
- the rplQ gene encoding 50S ribosomal protein L17 produces the protein MPGTRKLGRDTAHRIAMLRGMVTFLLENGKIETTVTRAKEVRSLTEKMITLAQENNLHNQRMALSFITKEDVTHKLFSEIAPKYADRKGGYTRITRIGPRRGDAAEMAIIELI